A portion of the Mesobacillus boroniphilus genome contains these proteins:
- the fliW gene encoding flagellar assembly protein FliW yields the protein MRLNTKYHNEVEIKEEEILHFEKGIPGFPEETKFVVLPLSEDGSFSVMQSVATSELAFVIASPFGFFRSYDFKLEDSVVEEIELKSENDVVVYSILTVEDPFDKTTANLQAPVIINKANNKAKQVILIEEGYKTKHSLFGKTELHKVKG from the coding sequence ATGAGACTTAATACAAAATACCATAATGAAGTTGAGATAAAAGAAGAAGAAATTTTACATTTTGAAAAGGGGATTCCGGGGTTTCCAGAGGAAACTAAATTTGTCGTCTTGCCGCTGTCCGAAGACGGATCATTTTCAGTTATGCAATCCGTAGCTACTTCTGAACTAGCATTCGTCATTGCCAGTCCGTTTGGGTTTTTTCGGAGCTATGATTTCAAACTGGAAGATTCAGTGGTGGAAGAGATTGAGTTGAAATCCGAGAATGATGTCGTCGTCTATTCCATCCTGACCGTCGAAGATCCTTTTGATAAAACAACTGCAAACCTTCAGGCGCCAGTCATCATCAATAAAGCAAACAACAAAGCAAAGCAGGTCATTCTCATAGAAGAAGGCTATAAAACAAAGCACAGCCTGTTCGGCAAAACAGAGCTGCACAAGGTAAAGGGGTGA
- the csrA gene encoding carbon storage regulator CsrA: MLVLTRKNGETIKIGDDIEITIVSSKNDQVKIGIKAPKTIEILRKEVYEQIQEENQQASKDISGLLVNLKSRK, from the coding sequence ATGCTCGTACTGACACGCAAAAACGGCGAAACCATCAAAATCGGCGATGACATCGAAATCACCATCGTCTCATCCAAAAACGACCAGGTCAAAATCGGCATCAAAGCACCCAAAACCATCGAAATTTTGAGAAAAGAAGTCTACGAACAAATCCAGGAAGAAAACCAGCAGGCATCAAAAGACATTTCAGGTTTACTAGTGAATCTAAAGTCCCGAAAATAA
- the flgL gene encoding flagellar hook-associated protein FlgL, with protein sequence MRITQSMLASNSLKHLSESYRRMGKYEDQLSTGKKITKPSDDPVVAMKGMTYRSNLKEVEQYKRNLSELYLWMDNSEAGIDQANSALQRVRELTIQGMNDSYSQEDRQAIAREVEQLKQSLVATANTQVSGRYIFHGTDVMNPPVPQENPVQVAANIADEDINNYKVEVSRGVFMKANVNPANVFNQEMFDTVQAIQDELGTANPQRMDELLKDLDKVMNTLSAERSELGARYNRLEMVETRLGEQEVMATKILSDNEDADIERVIMDLKSQESVHRAALSVGARIIQPTLMDFLR encoded by the coding sequence ATGCGGATCACACAATCGATGCTCGCCTCCAACTCGCTTAAGCATCTAAGCGAGAGCTACCGGAGGATGGGGAAATACGAGGACCAGTTATCCACTGGCAAAAAAATAACAAAGCCTTCCGATGATCCAGTCGTCGCGATGAAGGGCATGACATACCGCTCAAACTTAAAGGAAGTTGAACAGTACAAACGCAATCTGTCAGAGCTATACCTCTGGATGGACAACTCAGAGGCAGGAATCGACCAGGCAAACAGCGCGCTGCAGCGTGTACGCGAGCTGACGATCCAGGGAATGAACGATTCCTATAGTCAGGAAGACCGCCAGGCTATAGCCCGGGAAGTTGAACAGCTGAAGCAGAGTCTTGTGGCAACTGCGAATACCCAGGTGAGCGGCAGATATATTTTTCATGGTACGGACGTCATGAACCCGCCAGTTCCGCAGGAAAACCCTGTACAGGTTGCCGCTAACATAGCAGATGAGGATATAAACAACTATAAAGTTGAAGTTTCCCGCGGCGTTTTCATGAAGGCGAACGTGAATCCGGCGAATGTTTTCAATCAGGAGATGTTTGATACGGTTCAAGCGATTCAAGATGAGCTCGGAACTGCCAATCCGCAAAGGATGGACGAGCTGTTGAAGGATCTTGATAAAGTCATGAACACATTGTCTGCAGAACGCTCAGAGCTTGGCGCGCGCTATAACCGCCTCGAAATGGTTGAAACCCGACTTGGAGAGCAGGAAGTCATGGCAACGAAGATCCTGTCCGACAATGAAGATGCCGATATCGAGCGGGTCATCATGGACCTGAAATCGCAGGAAAGCGTACACCGCGCAGCATTAAGCGTAGGTGCACGGATCATCCAGCCGACATTGATGGATTTCTTAAGATAA
- a CDS encoding DUF6470 family protein — translation MNIPQLRMESTFARIGIETQSARLEIQQPQAYMSIEQPKAEMMVDRRPSKLTIDQSRAFADANLKSVFRMTEENAQAGYQAAMNAIATMAQEGDELMMIEHGFSALRSQAERNSLPPQADFNIGWIPSHNSVKINYDPGDLNIRWNTQPVKIDVRPNKPIIDYYPGKTDIYLQQKNSLRIDFEA, via the coding sequence ATGAATATACCTCAACTTAGGATGGAATCTACTTTTGCTAGAATCGGAATAGAAACACAGTCAGCCAGATTGGAAATCCAGCAGCCGCAAGCATATATGAGCATCGAACAGCCAAAGGCGGAAATGATGGTGGACCGAAGACCGTCAAAGCTGACGATTGATCAGTCGAGAGCTTTTGCAGATGCTAATCTGAAAAGCGTTTTTCGAATGACAGAAGAAAATGCCCAGGCAGGATATCAGGCAGCAATGAATGCCATCGCCACCATGGCCCAGGAAGGTGATGAGCTGATGATGATCGAACATGGTTTCTCAGCACTCCGAAGCCAGGCCGAGCGAAACAGCCTGCCTCCGCAGGCAGATTTCAATATTGGCTGGATTCCATCACATAACAGTGTCAAAATAAATTATGACCCGGGTGATTTGAACATCCGATGGAACACGCAACCTGTTAAAATTGACGTAAGACCAAATAAGCCAATTATAGATTACTATCCGGGCAAAACAGATATCTACCTGCAGCAGAAAAATTCACTCAGGATCGATTTTGAAGCTTAA
- a CDS encoding flagellin — MRINHNIAALNTHRMLNSATGAQAKSMEKLASGLRINRAGDDAAGLAISEKMRGQVRGLEQASRNSQDAISLIQTAEGALNETHSILQRMRELSVQSANGTNTDEDRDALNKEVVELKSEIDRISSQTEFNTQKLIDGTFGTQVDQDTTSSTILAVAGVTGANTNGGVDAGTWTITAGDGVAVPTGAFSISDGTTTLVSQVWTDGDAGTLTFGNGEITVSLNNAALGADLDATAIVISGSGNTFQIGANENQTLALSIGDMSTKGLSVDGVDISTSTGAQSAITSIDTAIKSVSDERAKLGANQNRLEHTINNLSTSSENLTAAESRIRDVDMAKEMMEQTKNSILSQAAQAMLAQSNQMPQGVLQLLR; from the coding sequence ATGAGAATTAATCACAATATCGCGGCTCTTAATACACATCGCATGCTAAACTCAGCTACAGGCGCGCAAGCTAAATCAATGGAGAAGCTAGCATCTGGCCTTCGTATCAACCGTGCAGGGGATGATGCTGCTGGTCTAGCTATTTCTGAAAAGATGCGCGGACAAGTTCGTGGGTTAGAACAAGCTTCTCGTAACTCACAAGATGCAATCTCATTAATTCAGACTGCTGAAGGTGCTCTAAACGAAACTCATTCTATTCTTCAGCGTATGCGTGAACTATCAGTTCAATCTGCCAACGGTACAAATACAGATGAAGATAGAGATGCACTCAACAAAGAGGTAGTTGAATTAAAGAGTGAGATTGACAGAATTTCTAGTCAAACAGAGTTCAATACTCAAAAATTAATTGATGGTACTTTTGGTACTCAGGTAGACCAGGATACTACTTCATCAACAATACTTGCAGTTGCTGGTGTTACCGGCGCAAATACAAATGGTGGTGTAGATGCAGGTACTTGGACCATTACTGCTGGTGATGGAGTGGCTGTACCGACAGGAGCTTTTTCAATTTCAGATGGTACTACTACTCTAGTATCTCAGGTTTGGACTGATGGAGATGCTGGTACTTTAACATTTGGTAATGGCGAAATTACTGTTTCGCTTAACAATGCAGCTTTAGGTGCAGACTTAGACGCAACAGCTATTGTAATCTCCGGATCAGGTAATACATTCCAAATTGGTGCTAACGAAAACCAGACACTAGCGTTATCAATTGGAGATATGAGTACTAAAGGGTTAAGTGTTGATGGAGTGGATATCTCTACATCAACAGGTGCCCAAAGTGCTATTACTAGTATTGACACAGCAATCAAATCTGTTTCTGATGAGCGCGCCAAACTAGGTGCTAACCAGAACCGTTTAGAACATACTATTAACAACCTAAGCACATCATCTGAAAACCTAACAGCTGCTGAATCTCGTATCAGAGATGTTGATATGGCAAAGGAAATGATGGAGCAAACTAAGAATTCTATTCTTTCTCAAGCAGCACAAGCAATGTTGGCTCAATCAAATCAGATGCCTCAGGGAGTTTTACAACTTCTGAGATAA